A region from the Oryzias latipes chromosome 20, ASM223467v1 genome encodes:
- the LOC101163696 gene encoding oxygen-regulated protein 1, with amino-acid sequence MNETGQRKSLPDHSSGSGHTFDTPRQPSVVDPIISKRVCFYKSGDPQFNGLRIVINNRTFKTFEALLDSLSKKVPLPFGVRNITTPRGVHGIHTLEDFEDGKSYICSDSRKVKPINLALARKKLPPWYHARPVSSRRQTVQQARLFPGRGINRQEAIAVRTPKKLVVFRNGDPSVRHTVVLHKKTTPSYESILDYISELMQFHVVKLYTPDGRRVDGVLGLIMCSGTVVAVGREPFRPAVYSGKKSPFPPRRPNNRTGNRSQKALNQKGKNKSLSSSLKSRNFSTSSKRYIVHQIHNSIAESSYCPASDPAKSVELESNCILESAAETEGNSSLADESERQDGLVPSDDNIEKSFRVNQDGSMTVEMKVRLTIKEEETIHWTTTLKRSNVADQLQEAEAEPELCSDKADSLGLPSAVDCLETFYKDKTTESNNENGPSLSNGAFSSSNKEEDDTKNHTDVVSSWRAPTPGLKKVSKQHTSVESTTSVTPDGIQEEIAGSYSYQERTENGTVMQQYCMVKESSTKPVPKPRRRGSVDVNSRNISETTASKRTGILLTESSEEEITETVLHICEQQACQDNYLANVCIPAAGFFLNRPATPEKRQLSSNNDFKHELLMPRTDSESTWKDEKQLYTSRSHLAPLKMQGTKKIQFHKSSRDNGQQKEVSKNTKVSSKPTKIKKPLLTRAKKQKQNSAISRKKAKTFSSAGSLKRIYGKNMKSVKSMKKIKKRKQSGEKYFTREHLQESDGTIRTVGRDSNIPLLVKGKISAKVSFDTNSVSLSEVTKPRGVLRHQTSTHMEKRSEKESHDINKSKILPAFNSSSSVTGQYVETWLEKSYPSPLSNPTQESILNTNGSLREKSEKINDFVIAAMQERALEIQTYGASEPLQESVKATPVQMKVQSFEKKSNALTPNPHKPLANGICSEKSPQRTEALTETTEGDMDEYAIPSYILSMELPPPPPEFLNTDESSAASTPLYRLSSTSSQTSDPFQSSLTPMSPIDNTTDKPGGSQTNIPSTPKETQQSKTSVKRAPLVSNVSLERKLSLRKARLDENSLDNHATAETTLLPPPLNTWDGSQHEILSSGTGKDQLEETLKSVVNQICTQSVCTSPSPASSASYERKSSASVSSSEASVSQSITNQTLEKKAKLKSSPSPERKPQQKKDQNNSPKLLPVHSHSMKKTFIPNIGKDKHATRNISLSPERKPYKTKVQLTPSVRSQSLDVASPPVKHKTSKKLNSRNLSLDNPADPKSTNQDKTSPPRKNHQASQSILPRAGAENAALSSEFSTADRDKSETNRQTIQQSLNTAKQPNMKPVLEKLCYSIKSIRQMTQNKRPSCLEKSNSLPDFSSHVASTFGSSSKALLAFLSVMTLKEGLTSLNLNELNANNVSCAEALRMIDSLREIASIEDSHRLKTTLSVLQQSASKELLKSWRGFQELENQCKSRSSTPAEQEFVNETSLEHNCAVEGNAIDEIMGNLDIPTELKEELASLSDGERSESNNEGEISARTAATLETTPNSGSQDNCTGVVVQEVVPQSDEALIDVKSIIKKFSDNHKPKQQLTESVKRRPNGQKTTNSGKNGLDSVNELQATKPSFSQIPEQRQLCSLSPTDLEPSRGVGHQDSTEQMKESKDMKFKEEGTRITKEVISQTHCFTMEEQGGVKRQLKSKQPVTENLFPQNDQTDEEGQKMLRANKDSNQKESSKQRSAKAVAYQMLKHESSGGENLANAETEKQFMPNSSVDLIIRSKKSTEGGSACESQASERQQHVQTSCMGLSISTDESAGNSEAEESSSEEERPASDLKKLQVIVEEHSSGNEEEEEELICNPPKVEVQAKKSKELEALIEEAEEDQESSGEEVAITCQPKGQNNLRADLRGDRDLYIIEDKGSLTLSDSVGKGFQFNKDDDSGNDHSSCEELGEEELHKTQGHHINSSAEEEISYFEKESSSEEEQTNIDIHVEESCVEHEKPSGVEVKAEGPQVSETFKQNSAEIKTQTVAERVILLEKQVAEAQKAMSTPCCTIRHFSQRKSHLESDGEGSPSQSPSSELVLCTRSAPQSSLSFSYDSSGVITMEPEGSRVRSIREMFLARSNTDIQQRRFQSQNSSELSELRAETSCSGGYQSQTTSDVSSGEDDSARKSITRGFVRRTIERLYGNKDASAEEPSDRPPSEPNQEKKEQSSIFSPFHAARSKAMSELSYFSSTKALDAFSEATRCIAFNAQVVPGDSFSTDYSPLRVKENTMIRKSASDPVGINKSFKNATHEERLQKDTEEDAPYSLFSSQPEIEDKTKSQPTKCTYFSLPHASDSDICQDDLSTASKSSMTGDGITEAKGASEGTKTWTERNGMLPGVGITDFKMMDNKVHPLVEHSPEGEVVVVQPRKGQGIVNRRLQEPDVLDLLYNFCGEHCPLL; translated from the exons atgaatgaaacAGGGCAACGAAAAAGTCTCCCGGACCACTCTTCAGGGAGTGGCCACACCTTTGACACCCCACGCCAACCATCTGTCGTCGACCCCATCATATCCAAACGGGTCTGTTTCTACAAAAGTGGAGATCCTCAGTTCAATGGCCTGCGCATCGTCATCAACAACCGCACCTTCAAAACCTTTGAGGCTCTCCTAGACAGTCTGTCTAAAAAGGTTCCGTTGCCGTTCGGGGTGAGAAACATCACCACTCCTCGGGGAGTTCATGGTATCCACACTTTGGAAGACTTTGAAGACGGGAAGTCATACATCTGCTCAGATAGCCGCAAAGTGAAGCCCATCAACCTGGCACTGGCTCGAAAGAAACTGCCACCTTGGTATCATGCTAGACCTGTTAGCTCTCGTCGCCAGACCGTGCAGCAGGCAAGGCTTTTCCCAGGCCGGGGCATCAACAGGCAGGAGGCCATAGCTGTGCGAACACCCAAGAAGCTTGTGGTTTTTCGGAATGGAGACCCCTCTGTCAGACACACCGTTGTTCTTCACAAAAAGACAACACCCAGCTATGAGTCTATCCTGGACTACATCTCAGAGCTGATGCAGTTCCATGTGGTCAAACTATATACTCCGGATGGAAGACGG GTTGATGGTGTTCTAGGTTTGATCATGTGCTCTGGCACTGTGGTGGCTGTAGGAAGGGAGCCTTTCAGGCCGGCTGTGTACAGTGGAAAGAAATCACCATTTCCTCCAAGGAGGCCGAACAACAGAACAGGCAACAGAAGCCAAAAGGCTCTTAACC aaaaagggaaaaataagtcGCTATCTTCTTCTCTGAAATCAAGAAACTTCTCAACGTCATCCAAGAGATACATAGTTCATCAGATCCACAACAGCATTGCAGAGAGCTCATACTGTCCAGCAAGTGACCCGGCAAAATCAGTGGAGTTGGAGTCTAACTGCATCCTGGAGTCTGCAGCAGAGACGGAGGGTAATTCCTCTCTTGCAGATGAATCTGAAAGACAAGACGGCTTGGTGCCCAGTGATGACAACATCGAGAAGTCCTTTCGGGTGAACCAGGATGGTAGCATGACAGTGGAGATGAAGGTGAGGCTGACAATTAAAGAAGAGGAAACAATTCACTGGACAACAACCCTGAAGCGCTCAAATGTAGCCGATCAACTTCAGGAGGCAGAGGCAGAGCCAGAGCTCTGCTCTGACAAAGCAGATTCACTGGGTTTACCAAGTGCTGTTGACTGCCTGGAAACCTTCTACAAAGACAAAACTACAGAAAGCAACAATGAAAATGGACCATCACTGAGCAACGgagctttcagcagcagcaacaaagaAGAGGATGACACAAAGAACCACACAGACGTAGTTTCCTCATGGAGAGCACCAACACCAGGACTCAAAAAAGTAAGCAAACAACACACATCTGTAGAAAGCACCACATCTGTAACACCAGACGGGATTCAAGAAGAAATAGCAGGCTCTTATTCCTACCAAGAGAGAACAGAAAATGGAACAGTCATGCAGCAGTACTGCATGGTGAAAGAGAGCAGCACAAAACCAGTGCCCAAACCGAGGAGGCGTGGCTCAGTTGATGTCAACAGCAGGAATATTTCGGAAACCACAGCATCTAAAAGGACTGGAATTCTGCTAACTGAATCCAGTGAAGAGGAGATCACCGAAACTGTCCTTCACATATGTGAACAGCAGGCCTGTCAGGACAACTATCTTGCTAATGTTTGCATCCCAGCAGCTGGATTTTTTCTCAACCGACCAGCAACTCCAGAAAAAAGGCAGCTCTCCTCAAATAATGACTTTAAACATGAACTGTTAATGCCCAGAACCGACTCTGAGTCAACTTGGAAAGATGAGAAACAATTATATACATCAAGATCCCATTTGGCACCACTGAAGATGCAAGgtactaaaaaaatacaattccaTAAGTCCTCAAGGGACAATGGACAACAAAAAGAGGtcagtaaaaacacaaaggttTCCTCAAAACCTACTAAGATCAAGAAACCCCTTCTCACTCGagcaaagaagcaaaaacagaaTTCTGCCATATCtcgcaaaaaagcaaaaaccttcTCCAGCGCTGGTTCCCTTAAACGAATTTATGGAAAGAATATGAAGTCTgtaaaaagtatgaaaaaaattaaaaagagaaaacaaagcgGAGAAAAATATTTTACCAGAGAGCACCTACAGGAGTCAGATGGCACTATAAGAACTGTTGGTAGAGACTCAAATATACCATTACTGGTTAAAGGAAAGATTAGTGCAAAGGTTTCTTTTGATACCAACAGTGTTTCTCTTTCGGAGGTTACCAAACCAAGAGGAGTACTGCGGCACCAGACATCAACGCATATGGAGAAAAGGAGCGAAAAGGAGTCACATGacatcaacaaaagcaaaattttACCTGCTTTTAATTCCTCTAGCTCAGTTACTGGACAGtatgtagagacctggcttgAAAAATCTTATCCAAGTCCACTATCAAACCCAACTCAGGAAAGTATCCTGAACACAAATGGCAGCTTGAGAGAGAAATCTGAAAAGATTAACGATTTTGTTATTGCCGCAATGCAGGAGAGAGCGTTAGAAATTCAAACATATGGAGCTTCTGAACCCTTGCAGGAAAGTGTGAAGGCAACTCCTGTCCAAATGAAAGTTCAATCTTTCGAAAAGAAATCAAATGCTTTAACTCCAAATCCACACAAGCCACTTGCAAATGGAATCTGCTCTgaaaaaagtccacaaagaaCTGAGGCCTTAACAGAAACAACAGAGGGTGACATGGACGAATATGCTATTCCTTCCTATATACTTTCAATGGAACTCCCTCCTCCACCACCTGAATTTCTCAATACTGATGAGTCGTCAGCAGCCAGTACCCCTTTATACAGGCTTTCATCCACAAGTAGTCAAACATCAGATCCTTTTCAATCATCTTTGACTCCAATGTCACCAATTGACAACACAACAGACAAACCAGGAGGATCTCAGACCAACATTCCCTCAACACCGAAGGAGACACAACAGTCCAAAACTTCTGTCAAAAGAGCTCCTTTGGTCAGTAATGTGTCTCTTGAGAGAAAATTGTCTCTAAGGAAGGCACGTCTGGATGAAAACTCACTAGATAATCATGCCACAGCAGAGACAACCCTACTACCACCCCCCTTGAACACTTGGGATGGTTCACAACATGAGATCTTATCATCAGGAACAGGCAAAGACCAGCTAGAGGAAACCCTGAAATCAGTTGTGAACCAAATATGCACTCAATCAGTTTGcacttctccttctccagcCAGTTCAGCATCCTACGAGAGAAAGTCATCAGCCAGCGTTTCATCAAGTGAAGCATCAGTGTCACAGAGTATTACAAACCAAACTTTGGAGAAAAAAGCCAAACTGAAAAGTAGCCCGTCACCAGAGAGAAAACCTCAACAAAAGAAGGATCAGAACAACTCTCCCAAACTACTGCCAGTCCACAGCCACTctatgaaaaaaacttttataccAAATATTGGTAAAGATAAACATGCAACGCGTAACATTAGTCTCTCCCCTGAAAGAAAGCCttataaaacaaaagttcagcTGACGCCCTCTGTACGCTCTCAGTCTCTGGATGTGGCATCACCACCTGTTAAGcacaaaacaagtaaaaagttgAATTCAAGAAACTTATCCTTGGACAATCCAGCAGATCCAAAGAGTACGAATCAAGACAAAACATCACCACCAAGAAAAAACCATCAGGCCTCACAGTCAATTCTACCACGAgctggagctgaaaatgctgcTCTGAGCAGTGAATTTTCAACAGCAGATCGAGATAAATCTGAGACAAACAGGCAAACGATTCAACAATCACTAAATACTGCAAAACAGCCAAACATGAAACCCGTTCTTGAGAAATTATGTTACTCAATAAAGTCAATTAGACAAATGACTCAAAACAAGCGCCCATCGTGTCTGGAAAAATCAAACAGCTTGCCGGACTTCTCCTCTCATGTAGCATCAACCTTTGGCTCGTCCTCCAAAGCTCTCCTGGCATTCCTGTCTGTCATGACCCTGAAGGAAGGTCTAACGAGCCTAAATCTTAATGAGCTGAATGCAAACAATGTCAGCTGTGCAGAAGCTTTAAGGATGATTGATTCTCTCAGAGAAATAGCTAGCATTGAAGATTCCCACCGACTGAAAACCACTCTGTCCGTTCTACAGCAGTCAGCCTCTAAAGAGCTCTTGAAAAGCTGGAGGGGCTTTCAGGAACTTGAAAACCAGTGCAAAAGTCGCAGCTCAACACCTGCAGAGCAGGAGTTTGTAAATGAGACTAGTCTTGAACACAACTGTGCCGTTGAAGGAAATGCAATTGATGAGATCATGGGCAACTTGGACATTCCTACAGAGCTCAAGGAAGAGTTGGCTTCTCTTTCCGATGGAGAAAGAAGTGAGAGCAACAATGAAGGAGAAATAAGTGCCAGGACTGCAGCAACACTGGAGACGACACCCAACAGTGGGAGTCAGGACAACTGCACTGGTGTTGTCGTACAGGAGGTTGTGCCTCAGAGTGATGAAGCTTTGATTGATGTGAAGTCTATCATCAAAAAATTCTCAGATAACCACAAGCCAAAACAACAACTTACAGAGTCAGTGAAGCGAAGACCAAATGGGCAGAAAACCACCAACAGCGGTAAAAACGGTCTTGATTCTGTGAACGAACTCCAAGCAACTAAACCAAGTTTCTCACAAATACCTGAACAAAGGCAGCTATGCAGTTTGTCACCAACTGATCTGGAACCAAGCAGAGGTGTAGGACATCAAGACAGTACAGAACAGATGAAGGAATCCAAAGATATGAAATTTAAGGAAGAAGGGACAAGAATAACCAAAGAGGTGATCAGCCAAACACACTGTTTTACAATGGAGGAGCAAGGCGGAGTAAAAAGGCAGCTAAAGAGTAAACAGCCCGTCACTGAGAATTTATTTCCCCAAAATGACCAAACAGATGAGGAAGGACAGAAGATGCTAAGGGCCAATAAAGATTCAAACCAAAAAGAGAGCTCCAAGCAAAGGTCAGCGAAAGCTGTTGCATACCAGATGCTGAAACATGAGAGTAGTGGAGGTGAAAATCTGGCCAACGCTGAGACTGAAAAACAATTTATGCCCAATTCCTCTGTTGACCTTATAATTAGAAGTAAGAAAAGTACAGAAGGTGGTTCAGCTTGTGAAAGTCAGGCTTCAGAACGGCAACAGCACGTTCAAACTAGCTGTATGGGGCTCAGCATAAGTACTGACGAGAGTGCAGGCAACTCAGAGGCAGAGGAGTCATCTTCAGAGGAAGAGCGACCAGCGtctgacttaaaaaaactgCAGGTCATTGTTGAGGAACATTCTTCTGgtaatgaggaagaggaggaagagctcATTTGCAATCCTCCCAAGGTTGAGgtgcaagcaaaaaaaagtaaggAGTTAGAAGCTTTGATTGAAGAGGCAGAAGAAGACCAGGAAAGCTCTGGAGAAGAGGTTGCAATAACCTGTCAGCCAAAAGGTCAAAATAATCTTAGAGCAGATTTGAGAGGAGATCGGGATTTATACATCATAGAAGACAAGGGCAGTCTAACATTATCTGACAGTGTAGGAAAAGGTTTCCAATTTAATAAAGATGATGACAGTGGGAATGATCACAGCAGTTGTGAAGAACTGGGAGAAGAGGAGCTACACAAGACCCAAGGCCATCATATTAATAGCTCAGCTGAAGAAGAAATAAGTTATTTTGAGAAAGAatccagctcagaggaggaacaAACCAACATTGACATCCACGTAGAAGAAAGCTGTGTAGAACATGAAAAACCTTCTGGAGTGGAAGTAAAAGCAGAAGGCCCACAAGTTTCTGAAACATTCAAACAGAATTCGGCAGAAATCAAAACCCAAACAGTTGCAGAAAGAGTAATTCTTCTAGAAAAGCAGGTTGCTGAAGCACAGAAAGCAATGTCCACTCCGTGTTGCACCATCAGACATTTCTCACAGAGAAAAAGCCATCTCGAATCAGACGGTGAAGGTTCTCCTTCTCAGTCACCCTCTTCAGAGCTGGTTCTGTGTACCCGATCAGCTCCTCAGTCGTCGCTGTCTTTCAGCTACGACTCCAGTGGAGTCATAACCATGGAGCCCGAAGGAAGCAGGGTCCGATCCATCAGGGAGATGTTCCTCGCAAGGAGCAACACTGATATCCAGCAAAGACGTTTCCAGAGCCAAAACTCGTCTGAGCTATCTGAGTTAAGAGCAGAGACATCATGCAGTGGTGGCTACCAATCCCAGACCACGAGTGATGTGTCCAGCGGTGAAGATGACTCGGCACGGAAATCCATCACCAGAGGCTTTGTGAGGAGAACCATTGAAAGGCTTTATGGAAATAAAGACGCCAGCGCAGAGGAACCAAGCGACAGACCTCCATCTGAgccaaaccaggaaaaaaaggaacagtcGAGCATCTTCTCTCCTTTCCACGCAGCGCGTTCCAAAGCAATGTCTGAGCTTTCCTACTTCAGTTCTACAAAAGCACTAGACGCCTTCAGCGAAGCCACGAGATGCATCGCTTTCAACGCACAAGTGGTGCCTGGAGACAGTTTTTCTACTGACTACAGCCCCTTGCGCGTCAAAGAGAACACAATGATTAGAAAGTCTGCTTCAGATCCAGTTGGAATaaacaaatcctttaaaaatgcaaCGCATGAAGAAAGATTGCAAAAAGACACAGAGGAGGATGCACCATattctcttttttcctctcaACCAGAAATAGAAGACAAAACAAAGTCACAACCAACAAAGTGTACCTATTTCTCCTTGCCCCATGCCAGTGACTCAGATATTTGTCAGGATGACCTGAGCACGGCGAGCAAGAGCAGCATGACAGGGGACGGCATCACAGAAGCAAAGGGTGCTTCAGAAGGAACCAAAACGTGGACAGAGAGGAACGGCATGCTGCCTGGTGTCGGCATCACAGACTTTAAGATGATGGATAATAAAGTACACCCTCTAGTAGAGCACTCGCCTGAAGGTGAGGTCGTGGTTGTGCAGCCGAGGAAAGGTCAGGGGATTGTTAACAGAAGGCTCCAAGAACCTGACGTGTTGGACTTACTGTATAACTTTTGCGGAGAGCATTGTCCTTTATTGTGA